In the Candidatus Omnitrophota bacterium genome, one interval contains:
- a CDS encoding Bax inhibitor-1/YccA family protein — translation MRTSNPALKAGMFLNARSHGMGETMTMRGTVNKCFILLALIVGGASWVWGKIMGLAEGTEPAQAAGYLMPLIFISLVVGGIIALVTVFNPSWSPVTAPVYAICEGFLLGGISAYYEMSYPGIVMQAVMLTFGTLLCMLTAYRSGLIQVTDKFRLGIVAATGAIMLVYLVSWVFSFFNVGIFNFIHAATPIGIGFSVVVVVIAALNLVLDFDMIDNACEQGLQKHMEWYGAFALMVTLIWLYMEILRLLAKTRRR, via the coding sequence ATGAGAACAAGCAATCCGGCATTGAAGGCAGGGATGTTCCTGAACGCAAGAAGCCACGGCATGGGGGAAACCATGACCATGCGGGGAACGGTCAATAAATGTTTTATCCTTCTGGCGCTGATCGTCGGCGGGGCCTCCTGGGTCTGGGGCAAGATCATGGGGCTGGCCGAAGGGACGGAACCGGCGCAGGCCGCCGGTTATTTGATGCCCCTGATTTTTATTTCGCTGGTGGTCGGCGGCATCATCGCGCTGGTCACGGTGTTCAACCCTTCCTGGTCGCCTGTCACCGCGCCGGTATACGCGATCTGCGAGGGGTTTCTCCTGGGGGGGATTTCGGCTTATTATGAAATGAGTTATCCCGGGATCGTGATGCAGGCGGTGATGCTCACATTCGGGACGCTGTTGTGCATGTTGACGGCGTACCGCTCCGGACTGATCCAGGTGACCGACAAGTTCCGGCTCGGCATCGTCGCCGCGACAGGGGCGATCATGCTGGTTTATCTGGTGAGCTGGGTCTTTTCGTTTTTCAACGTCGGCATTTTCAATTTCATTCACGCCGCCACGCCGATCGGCATCGGATTCAGCGTGGTGGTCGTCGTCATCGCCGCTTTGAACCTGGTCCTGGATTTTGACATGATCGACAATGCCTGTGAGCAGGGTCTGCAAAAGCACATGGAGTGGTACGGCGCTTTCGCGCTGATGGTGACTTTGATCTGGTTATATATGGAGATTCTCCGGCTGCTGGCCAAAACACGGCGACGTTAA
- the thpR gene encoding RNA 2',3'-cyclic phosphodiesterase: protein MEKIRSFIAMELAPQVREQLRDIQARLKPLDLDVSWVKPENIHITLKFLGEVPDKKIHDVQDSLPGIFKNLPPFPIALGGLGAFPQPERARVIWVGLSEGEDRVKAAAETLEHRLGLMGFTKEARGFTAHLTLGRVKSGKNLPRLVQAIQDLTPPHGARQTVSRIVLFKSTLHSSGSIYEPLSAVSLQ from the coding sequence ATGGAAAAAATCCGATCTTTCATCGCCATGGAACTGGCCCCTCAAGTCCGAGAACAGCTGAGGGACATCCAGGCACGGCTCAAGCCCCTCGATCTTGACGTGAGCTGGGTCAAACCCGAAAACATCCACATCACCCTCAAATTCCTCGGGGAAGTTCCGGATAAAAAAATCCATGACGTCCAGGACAGCCTTCCGGGTATTTTCAAAAACCTGCCGCCCTTTCCGATCGCCCTGGGCGGCCTCGGCGCGTTCCCTCAACCTGAACGCGCCCGCGTCATCTGGGTCGGGCTTTCCGAAGGCGAAGACCGCGTCAAGGCCGCGGCAGAAACGCTGGAACACCGCCTGGGGCTGATGGGATTTACAAAAGAAGCCCGGGGATTCACGGCCCACCTGACGCTGGGCCGCGTCAAATCCGGGAAGAATCTACCCCGGCTTGTCCAGGCTATCCAGGATCTCACGCCGCCGCACGGCGCCCGGCAGACCGTCTCCCGCATCGTCCTCTTCAAAAGCACGCTCCACTCCTCCGGCTCGATCTACGAGCCCCTCTCCGCCGTTTCCCTTCAATAA
- the ribD gene encoding bifunctional diaminohydroxyphosphoribosylaminopyrimidine deaminase/5-amino-6-(5-phosphoribosylamino)uracil reductase RibD — protein MNPDVDYMIRACELAWEGRGKTSPNPMVGALIVKNGRIIAEGWHRRCGGPHAEIIALKNAGSAARGATLYVTLEPCAHSGRTPPCVDAVVASGIRQVVIGMTDPNPLTNGKSVRKLRRAGIRVRTGVLEKEIRAMNEAFVTYIKRRKPFVVAKTAQTIDGRIASRSGDSKWISSAEARAHTRGLRAYFDAILVGIGTVLKDDPGLNPTHRLKRFRKVVVDSRLRIPPNAKLFRKTAPEDCIIATTARASRRKVDILRQRGVTVAVCPSRSGRVDLAWLMRYLAEQEISHLLIEGGGSVIGSALKARLVDKMMIVIAARVTGDEKAKPSVQGLSAPRVGDFLKLRDYSVKQIGGDLVIEGAVDYPPVRKRT, from the coding sequence ATGAATCCGGATGTTGATTATATGATTAGGGCCTGCGAGCTGGCCTGGGAGGGGAGGGGCAAAACGTCTCCCAACCCCATGGTCGGAGCGCTGATCGTGAAGAACGGGAGGATCATCGCCGAGGGCTGGCACCGCCGCTGCGGCGGCCCGCATGCCGAAATTATCGCTTTAAAGAACGCCGGATCGGCAGCCAGAGGCGCGACGCTTTATGTGACCCTGGAACCCTGCGCTCATTCCGGCCGCACGCCGCCGTGCGTGGACGCGGTGGTCGCGAGCGGGATCCGGCAGGTTGTGATCGGCATGACAGACCCCAACCCCTTGACCAACGGAAAGTCTGTGAGGAAACTCCGGCGGGCCGGGATCCGGGTGAGGACCGGGGTCCTGGAAAAAGAGATCAGGGCCATGAACGAGGCCTTTGTGACATATATCAAACGGCGCAAACCTTTTGTGGTGGCTAAAACGGCGCAGACCATCGACGGCAGGATCGCGTCGCGTTCCGGGGATTCGAAGTGGATCTCCTCGGCCGAGGCGCGGGCCCATACCCGCGGTCTGCGGGCGTATTTCGACGCCATCCTGGTGGGAATCGGGACGGTGCTCAAGGATGACCCGGGCCTGAATCCCACGCACCGTTTGAAGCGGTTCCGGAAGGTCGTCGTGGATTCCCGCCTGCGGATCCCCCCCAACGCCAAATTGTTCCGCAAGACCGCTCCCGAAGACTGCATCATCGCCACCACGGCCCGGGCTTCGCGCCGCAAAGTTGACATTCTTCGGCAGCGGGGTGTCACGGTGGCGGTCTGCCCGTCCCGGAGCGGCCGGGTGGATCTGGCCTGGCTCATGCGCTATCTGGCGGAACAGGAAATCTCTCATCTGTTGATCGAAGGCGGCGGTAGCGTGATCGGCAGCGCGCTCAAGGCGCGGCTGGTGGACAAGATGATGATCGTGATCGCGGCCCGCGTTACCGGGGATGAAAAGGCCAAGCCGTCGGTGCAGGGGCTTTCGGCGCCGCGCGTTGGGGATTTCTTGAAATTGAGGGATTATTCCGTCAAACAAATCGGGGGGGACCTTGTCATCGAAGGGGCCGTGGATTATCCTCCGGTCAGAAAAAGGACGTGA
- a CDS encoding phosphatidylglycerophosphatase A, translating into MSAKMLDELSRFLATFGYIGLIPFASGTFASAAGVLVCIALQPNPGFYLAVFALVTWAGFAAGSRVETAVREKDPSCVVIDEVSGMMISLFLLPMTAPVYMTAFFLFRAFDMFKVYPANRLEDLKGGAGIMMDDIIAGIYTNIVMHVAIRIAGMA; encoded by the coding sequence ATGTCCGCAAAAATGCTGGATGAATTGAGCCGGTTTCTCGCCACGTTCGGTTATATCGGTCTGATCCCGTTCGCCTCCGGGACCTTTGCCAGCGCGGCGGGGGTGCTGGTGTGCATCGCCCTGCAGCCGAACCCGGGGTTTTATCTGGCGGTTTTCGCCCTTGTCACCTGGGCGGGGTTCGCCGCCGGGTCGCGGGTGGAGACGGCCGTGAGGGAAAAAGACCCGTCGTGCGTCGTCATCGACGAGGTGAGCGGCATGATGATCTCGCTGTTTCTTCTGCCCATGACGGCCCCGGTTTATATGACGGCCTTTTTTCTTTTCCGGGCGTTCGACATGTTCAAGGTCTATCCGGCCAACAGGCTCGAAGACCTCAAGGGCGGCGCCGGGATCATGATGGACGACATCATCGCCGGGATTTATACGAACATTGTCATGCACGTTGCCATCCGCATCGCCGGGATGGCCTAG
- the nusB gene encoding transcription antitermination factor NusB, whose protein sequence is MRKRTFSRECVLKILYQKEVTARPLPAAAEKFWENFEEELSPDIREFTDFLVAGIEANWEAIDEKISKYATNWQLKRMAIIDRNVLRIGVFELHFAPNIPPKVTINEAVELAKKYGDLDSSKFVNGILDKIHKTEIATDTTKKSSQAK, encoded by the coding sequence ATGCGCAAACGGACCTTTTCCAGGGAGTGCGTTCTCAAGATCCTTTACCAGAAGGAAGTCACGGCGCGGCCTTTGCCGGCGGCGGCCGAAAAATTCTGGGAAAATTTTGAAGAGGAGCTTTCCCCGGACATCCGGGAATTCACCGATTTTCTTGTGGCCGGCATCGAAGCGAACTGGGAAGCCATTGACGAGAAAATTTCCAAATACGCGACCAACTGGCAGCTCAAGCGCATGGCCATCATCGACCGCAACGTCCTGCGGATCGGGGTCTTTGAGCTGCACTTCGCGCCCAACATCCCCCCCAAGGTCACCATCAACGAAGCCGTCGAGCTGGCCAAGAAATACGGCGATCTGGATTCCAGCAAATTCGTCAACGGGATCCTGGACAAGATCCACAAGACCGAAATCGCCACCGACACCACGAAGAAATCCTCTCAAGCAAAATAA
- a CDS encoding PHP domain-containing protein, with product MHIHTHFSDGTSSPREVVEEAVQARLGCIAITDHDTVDGIVPAREAAASFGLEVLAGIELSSEDAGKDVHILGYLFDLAHEGFQRAVEQFQQARTDRIHRMIEKLKTVGVDNITFEDVAALAQSRALGRLHLATVLKAKGHINDVRQAFPRYIGEGAPAYEPKFKITPEGAIDLIHQAGGIAVMAHPMVTNKDEIIPRLVEAGLDGLEVYYPNTSGTVIQFYEGIAQKHGLLRTGGSDAHGKAKRNTWIAKTMIPYDLVDRMKERAASRMS from the coding sequence ATGCATATCCATACTCATTTTTCCGACGGTACCTCGTCCCCCCGGGAAGTCGTGGAGGAGGCGGTGCAGGCCCGGCTGGGCTGTATCGCGATCACGGACCATGACACGGTTGACGGGATCGTCCCGGCCCGGGAGGCCGCCGCGTCCTTCGGCCTGGAGGTCCTGGCCGGGATCGAGTTGTCTTCTGAGGACGCGGGAAAGGACGTGCATATCCTCGGTTATCTTTTTGACCTTGCCCACGAGGGATTCCAGCGGGCGGTCGAACAATTCCAGCAGGCCCGCACGGACCGGATCCACCGCATGATCGAAAAACTCAAGACCGTCGGCGTCGATAACATCACCTTCGAGGACGTGGCCGCCCTGGCGCAGTCGCGGGCGCTGGGCCGCCTGCACCTGGCCACGGTGTTGAAGGCGAAGGGGCACATCAACGATGTCCGCCAGGCGTTTCCCCGTTATATCGGCGAGGGGGCCCCGGCGTATGAGCCGAAATTCAAGATCACGCCCGAGGGGGCCATTGACCTCATTCATCAGGCCGGAGGCATCGCCGTGATGGCGCATCCGATGGTGACGAACAAGGACGAGATCATCCCCCGGCTCGTGGAGGCCGGTCTCGACGGGCTTGAGGTGTATTACCCCAACACGTCCGGGACCGTGATCCAGTTTTACGAGGGGATCGCCCAGAAACACGGCCTTCTGAGGACCGGCGGTTCCGACGCCCACGGCAAGGCCAAGCGCAACACCTGGATCGCCAAGACGATGATCCCTTATGATCTTGTGGATCGGATGAAAGAGCGCGCCGCCTCGAGAATGTCATGA
- a CDS encoding bifunctional 3,4-dihydroxy-2-butanone-4-phosphate synthase/GTP cyclohydrolase II, with product MFNTIAEIIKDLQDGKMVIVMDDEGRENEGDLLCAAQFITPDKINFMARHARGLICVPMGEGRLYELGLYPMKDETQNFGHQACNTGWVISVDASKGITTGISAFDRARTVQVLIDPNSKAEDLVTPGHLFPLRARKGGVLVRAGHTEASVDLMNISGLYPAGVICEIMNEDGTMARTEDLVEFSKEHNLKICSIASLIEARRRSEKVVHRTVEASLPTEYGEFKMSAYESEIDGSVHIALVMGTVDGTVPELVRVQSECLTGDVFGSKRCDCNAQLHSAMKAIQANGSGVLLYMRQEGRGIGLVNKIKAYNLQDQGMDTVEANEALGFGADLRDYGIGAQILVDLGIKQIRLLTNNPRKIVGLEGYGLTVVERVAIKVPHTPVNQKYLKAKKDKLGHIL from the coding sequence ATGTTCAACACCATTGCGGAAATCATCAAGGATTTGCAGGACGGAAAAATGGTCATCGTCATGGACGACGAAGGCCGCGAGAACGAGGGGGACCTCCTCTGCGCCGCGCAGTTCATCACGCCTGATAAAATCAATTTCATGGCCAGGCACGCGAGGGGGCTGATCTGCGTCCCCATGGGAGAAGGCCGCCTGTATGAACTGGGACTTTATCCCATGAAGGACGAAACCCAGAATTTCGGCCACCAGGCCTGCAACACCGGATGGGTCATTTCCGTGGACGCGTCGAAAGGCATCACCACCGGGATTTCCGCATTTGACCGCGCCCGCACCGTCCAGGTCCTGATCGACCCGAACTCGAAGGCCGAAGACCTGGTGACCCCGGGCCACCTGTTCCCCCTGCGTGCGCGCAAGGGCGGGGTCCTGGTCCGCGCCGGCCACACGGAAGCGTCGGTGGACCTGATGAACATCTCCGGCCTGTATCCCGCGGGCGTTATCTGCGAGATCATGAATGAAGACGGGACCATGGCCAGGACCGAAGATCTCGTTGAATTCTCCAAAGAGCACAACCTCAAAATTTGCTCGATCGCAAGCCTCATCGAAGCCCGCCGCCGTTCGGAAAAGGTCGTGCACCGCACCGTCGAGGCGTCTTTGCCGACAGAATACGGTGAATTCAAAATGTCCGCGTATGAATCCGAGATCGACGGCTCCGTGCACATCGCCCTGGTCATGGGCACCGTGGACGGGACCGTGCCCGAACTGGTGCGCGTCCAGTCCGAATGCCTGACCGGCGACGTGTTCGGGTCCAAACGCTGCGACTGCAACGCCCAGTTGCACAGCGCCATGAAGGCGATCCAGGCCAACGGCTCCGGCGTGCTGCTGTACATGCGCCAGGAGGGCCGCGGGATCGGGCTGGTCAACAAGATCAAGGCTTATAATCTCCAGGACCAGGGGATGGACACGGTCGAGGCCAATGAAGCTCTCGGGTTCGGGGCGGACCTGCGGGATTACGGCATCGGCGCCCAGATCCTGGTGGACCTGGGGATCAAGCAGATCCGGCTGTTGACCAATAATCCCCGCAAGATCGTCGGTCTCGAAGGCTACGGCTTGACCGTTGTGGAGCGGGTGGCCATCAAGGTCCCGCACACGCCGGTCAACCAGAAATACCTCAAGGCCAAGAAAGACAAACTGGGACATATTTTATAA
- the ribH gene encoding 6,7-dimethyl-8-ribityllumazine synthase, whose product MPKKRLSKSRGRAKKVAIVASKFNDFITRRLLNGCLIELPKLGVKATDVTVVWVPGSFEIPVAALKCARRKDVDAVIGLGAVIRGETIHFSLVSRAAAEGMSQVSLLTGKPVVFGVITTDTVDQAYKRSEPKGDNKGRDAARTAVEMIDTLNQI is encoded by the coding sequence ATGCCTAAGAAACGCCTGTCCAAAAGCCGCGGCCGCGCGAAAAAAGTCGCGATCGTGGCTTCCAAATTCAATGATTTCATCACCCGCCGCCTGTTGAACGGATGCCTGATCGAGCTGCCGAAGCTGGGCGTCAAAGCAACGGACGTGACCGTGGTGTGGGTACCGGGGTCGTTTGAGATCCCCGTGGCCGCGCTGAAATGCGCCCGGCGCAAGGATGTCGATGCCGTGATCGGGCTGGGGGCCGTGATCCGCGGGGAAACCATCCATTTTAGCCTGGTGTCCAGGGCGGCGGCCGAGGGGATGTCCCAGGTGTCGCTGCTGACCGGCAAGCCGGTCGTCTTCGGCGTGATCACGACCGACACGGTGGACCAGGCGTACAAACGGTCAGAACCCAAAGGGGACAACAAGGGACGCGACGCGGCCCGGACGGCCGTCGAGATGATCGACACCTTGAACCAGATCTGA
- a CDS encoding CinA family protein, with protein MTLEQKVANRMEQHGKSLAVAESCSGGLLSHRLTNIPGSSQFLKFSLVAYAYEAKTRLLHVPPALLKRYGAVSEPVVRAMADNARKLLGTDFSIGITGIAGPGGATATKPVGLVYIAVSSRSRTVCRRCLFRGSRLQIKKQSTDQALRMLLQFLA; from the coding sequence ATGACACTCGAGCAAAAGGTCGCGAACCGCATGGAACAGCACGGGAAATCCTTAGCCGTGGCCGAATCCTGTTCCGGCGGGCTTCTGTCCCACCGGCTGACCAATATCCCCGGGAGTTCGCAGTTCCTGAAATTTTCCCTCGTGGCCTATGCCTACGAGGCCAAAACACGCCTGCTCCATGTCCCGCCCGCCCTGCTCAAGAGATACGGGGCCGTGAGCGAGCCCGTGGTCCGGGCCATGGCGGACAACGCCCGGAAGCTTTTAGGAACGGATTTTTCCATCGGTATCACCGGCATCGCCGGCCCCGGCGGGGCGACGGCCACCAAACCGGTGGGGCTGGTCTATATCGCGGTCAGCTCCCGCTCCCGGACCGTTTGCCGCCGGTGCCTCTTCCGCGGCAGCCGGCTGCAGATCAAAAAACAATCGACAGACCAGGCTCTGAGAATGTTGCTGCAATTCCTCGCCTGA
- the pgsA gene encoding CDP-diacylglycerol--glycerol-3-phosphate 3-phosphatidyltransferase, giving the protein MNFPNALTMSRILLTVVFIFALDRSGLTAAVLATAAFMTASWTDFYDGYYAKKYNQVSNFGKILDPIADKFLVLSAFYIFSGRQLIPAWMFAVIFVREVAVTASRLAAMNRKGRVLAAEKAGKCKTVAQLFGILLILILLMSREAGLFGRLSPSWQTGCLRGIDVFMFLTVGLTVVSGVMYFWNNRRVVFFNGLTS; this is encoded by the coding sequence ATGAACTTTCCCAATGCCCTGACGATGTCCCGGATCCTCCTGACGGTGGTTTTTATCTTCGCCCTGGACCGTTCGGGGCTGACGGCGGCGGTCCTCGCCACCGCGGCCTTTATGACGGCGTCCTGGACGGATTTTTACGACGGTTATTACGCAAAGAAATACAACCAGGTCAGCAATTTCGGCAAGATCCTGGACCCGATCGCCGACAAGTTCCTGGTCCTGTCGGCCTTTTATATTTTTTCCGGCCGCCAGTTGATCCCGGCCTGGATGTTTGCGGTGATTTTTGTGCGGGAGGTCGCCGTGACCGCTTCAAGGCTGGCGGCCATGAACCGCAAGGGGCGGGTGCTCGCGGCGGAAAAGGCCGGGAAATGCAAGACGGTCGCCCAGCTGTTCGGGATCCTTTTGATCTTGATCCTTTTGATGTCCCGGGAGGCCGGCCTGTTCGGCCGTTTGTCCCCGTCGTGGCAGACCGGATGCCTGCGCGGCATCGACGTGTTCATGTTTCTGACGGTGGGGCTGACCGTCGTTTCCGGCGTCATGTATTTTTGGAACAATCGAAGGGTCGTTTTCTTTAACGGTCTCACGTCCTGA
- the rimO gene encoding 30S ribosomal protein S12 methylthiotransferase RimO: protein MIRPAEEDVLKKKGIRTTLDFLNERIYAGQKIGMVNLGCARNLVDSQTILGKLKKDGHAIVDMDRADVAIVNTCAFIEDAKKESIDAILDLIELKKQGKIKRVVVAGCLAQRYGKELAAEIDGIDAILGVQKLDRQAVPDSVSLTPKHFAYVKICESCYNRCSFCAIPGIKGKFVSRTIESVLTEVKRLDEAGAQEINIIGQDITAYGMDIYREKSLARLLKEIIPVTKNIQWVRLLYAFPAHVTDELIDVMAREEKICKYIDMPLQHISDPLLSSMNRGITTQGTRDLIRKLRRQMPQGILRTTFIVGLPGETDRDFNELMDFVREERFERVGVFVYSREEGTPAFDMPGQVPDRVKRSRMDELMREQQKIAQDLHQKFVGRTLRVLIEEKQKGDGRVFFGRSEYDAPDVDGVVYVHAPRDLSPGDFVTARITDAYEYDLVGETA from the coding sequence ATGATTCGCCCCGCGGAAGAAGATGTGCTGAAGAAAAAGGGGATCAGGACCACGCTGGATTTTCTGAACGAGCGGATCTACGCCGGGCAGAAGATCGGCATGGTCAACCTGGGCTGCGCCCGCAATCTCGTGGATTCCCAGACCATCCTGGGGAAACTCAAAAAGGACGGGCATGCCATCGTGGACATGGACCGCGCGGACGTGGCCATTGTGAACACCTGTGCGTTCATCGAGGACGCCAAGAAAGAATCCATCGACGCCATCCTGGACCTGATCGAGCTCAAGAAACAGGGCAAGATCAAGCGGGTGGTGGTCGCCGGATGCCTGGCTCAGCGGTACGGCAAGGAGCTCGCCGCCGAGATCGACGGCATCGACGCGATCCTCGGCGTCCAGAAGCTCGACCGCCAGGCCGTGCCGGACTCGGTGTCTCTCACGCCGAAACATTTCGCTTACGTCAAGATCTGCGAGAGCTGCTACAACCGCTGCAGTTTTTGCGCCATCCCCGGCATCAAGGGGAAATTCGTGTCCCGCACGATCGAATCGGTCCTGACCGAGGTGAAGCGCCTTGATGAGGCCGGCGCCCAGGAGATCAACATCATCGGCCAGGACATCACGGCCTACGGCATGGACATTTACCGCGAGAAAAGTCTGGCCCGCCTGCTCAAGGAGATCATCCCGGTCACGAAGAACATCCAGTGGGTCCGGCTCTTGTACGCCTTCCCGGCGCACGTCACCGATGAGCTCATTGACGTCATGGCCCGCGAAGAAAAGATCTGCAAGTACATCGACATGCCCCTCCAGCACATCAGCGACCCGCTCTTATCGAGCATGAACCGCGGGATCACGACCCAGGGGACGAGGGATTTGATCCGGAAGTTGCGCCGGCAGATGCCGCAGGGGATCCTGCGCACCACGTTCATCGTCGGGCTTCCGGGCGAGACGGACAGGGACTTCAACGAGCTGATGGATTTTGTGAGGGAAGAACGGTTTGAGCGCGTGGGGGTGTTCGTGTACTCCCGCGAAGAGGGCACTCCGGCCTTTGACATGCCCGGGCAGGTCCCGGACCGCGTGAAGCGCAGCCGCATGGACGAGTTGATGCGCGAGCAGCAAAAAATAGCCCAGGACCTTCACCAGAAATTTGTCGGGCGCACCCTCCGGGTGCTGATCGAGGAAAAACAGAAGGGCGACGGCCGCGTTTTTTTCGGCCGTAGCGAGTATGACGCGCCGGACGTGGACGGGGTCGTGTACGTGCACGCGCCGAGGGACCTGTCGCCCGGCGATTTCGTGACAGCGCGGATCACGGACGCCTACGAGTACGATCTGGTCGGAGAAACGGCATGA
- a CDS encoding glycosyltransferase family 2 protein, with protein MFHASTVSLVIPCLNEEKAIARLLQERPDFIDEVIVVDNGSEDLTAQVARENGARVVPEPRRGYGMAYQAGLPKATGDVIITMDGDGTYPLADIPKMLSLVLQEGYDFVSGCRFPLKQQASMPRVNQWANRVSLWFVHRFLPVGFKDLQSGMWVFRRKILPEILPANPGMGFSQEIKINAYLNPRVKCGEVHIDYSQRIGLSKFHRFKDGLQCLGGLLKMILGKRQAAAGKTAVTGGRIVREAGLPPSA; from the coding sequence GTGTTTCACGCCAGCACTGTGTCCCTTGTCATTCCCTGCCTCAACGAGGAGAAGGCGATCGCCCGGTTGTTGCAGGAAAGGCCGGATTTTATCGATGAGGTCATTGTCGTGGACAACGGGTCCGAAGACCTGACGGCCCAAGTCGCCCGCGAGAACGGGGCCAGGGTGGTCCCGGAGCCGCGCCGCGGCTACGGGATGGCCTACCAGGCCGGCCTGCCGAAAGCGACCGGAGACGTGATTATCACCATGGACGGGGACGGGACATATCCATTGGCAGACATCCCCAAGATGCTTTCACTCGTCCTTCAGGAAGGGTATGATTTTGTTTCGGGGTGCCGTTTCCCCCTGAAACAGCAGGCCAGCATGCCCAGGGTCAACCAGTGGGCCAATCGTGTGAGCCTGTGGTTTGTCCACCGGTTCCTGCCCGTGGGTTTTAAGGACCTTCAGTCAGGGATGTGGGTTTTTCGCAGGAAGATCCTTCCGGAGATCCTCCCGGCCAACCCCGGGATGGGTTTTTCCCAGGAGATCAAGATCAATGCTTATTTGAACCCTCGGGTCAAGTGCGGGGAGGTCCATATCGACTATTCCCAGCGGATCGGTTTGTCCAAATTCCATCGTTTCAAGGACGGGCTCCAGTGCCTCGGCGGTTTGCTGAAGATGATCTTAGGGAAAAGACAGGCTGCGGCCGGCAAAACGGCGGTGACGGGGGGCCGGATCGTCCGGGAGGCCGGTTTGCCTCCCTCAGCTTGA
- a CDS encoding riboflavin synthase, which produces MFTGIVEGQAKVVAVKRKLNLYTLTLAQAKLFRKSRKGDSIAVDGVCLTVTGNSRGRVTFDLMKETLESTTFKNLRPGSRVNIEHCLKPTSPLGGHFVTGHIDGVGRLRAIVRKPNYVEFRISVKKDLMKYLVPKGSVALDGVSLTVGKVRKDDFDVYLIPYTLAVTNLGTTRAGDSINVETDILAKYILGAQKRRGQALQKLF; this is translated from the coding sequence ATGTTTACCGGGATCGTGGAAGGGCAGGCGAAAGTCGTCGCTGTGAAAAGGAAGCTGAATTTGTACACCTTGACCCTGGCCCAGGCCAAACTGTTCCGCAAAAGCCGTAAAGGGGACAGCATCGCCGTGGACGGCGTCTGCCTGACCGTCACAGGCAACAGCCGGGGCCGGGTGACGTTCGACCTGATGAAGGAGACCCTGGAGTCCACGACGTTCAAAAACCTCCGTCCGGGCAGCCGGGTCAACATCGAGCACTGCCTGAAACCGACCAGCCCTCTCGGCGGGCATTTTGTGACCGGGCATATCGACGGCGTGGGACGTCTGCGCGCGATCGTGCGTAAGCCGAATTACGTTGAGTTTCGGATCTCGGTGAAAAAGGATTTGATGAAATACCTCGTGCCCAAAGGGTCCGTGGCCCTGGACGGGGTCAGCCTGACCGTGGGCAAAGTCCGCAAGGATGATTTTGACGTTTACCTGATCCCCTACACTCTCGCCGTGACCAATTTGGGGACAACGAGGGCCGGGGATTCCATCAATGTGGAAACGGACATCCTCGCGAAATACATCCTGGGCGCTCAGAAACGCCGGGGACAAGCCCTTCAAAAATTGTTCTAA